One Cryptomeria japonica chromosome 9, Sugi_1.0, whole genome shotgun sequence genomic window carries:
- the LOC131038881 gene encoding uncharacterized protein LOC131038881: MQAAAAPPPPPPLPIPVKSLCNEKCTVGCPILDSALNGGIPCGSITELFGECGSGKTQLALQLLLCAQLPISQGGLEASSMYIHSEGYFAYRRLRQLSQTFLSQSKAIQSELYYQCDGSQPEMDSPQKNCLNKSQYMCNQFTRAEPQLDYSGAQDKFGINPINGFIAANQPSGDGLIVGPFGGQSELVQLQADCYNGIQSEVLTNHYIDPQPELGKSLINQPNGLHSKLDDFLIRQLVPAYANLDNDRAQFPVNGGQPKLDHSSINQSCGAHTAGPDQPWMNGYTGSHIGAQLPIHQVFGSQSEVSYDEAEFELGKLPLNCRMVQSKRSITTTKDSINYEANYSSQQGLGKRKDDQSHNAGANEKRICCHNNLEGDQDIEFWGAINSTEWQALDSISKSHAPKPITDVTFNRNNSDSGMLNLDPCDNIFVQGVHTIEELLHFLDQTEVLLSRPLGMPVRLLIIDSVAALFRSDFDNTANDMVKRASLFFQLSSKLKYYAQKFKIAVVVTNQVVDFIDSEGSKGSMNNLQLGNFDSLVSSARRVLPALGLSWAHCINTRLFLSRMEESIYSLDSSCNSFNRTLTGNSSDTAMDACSITGNTRLRRKMQVVFAPHLPSISYDFVIERNGVKGIP; encoded by the exons ATGCAAGCTGCTgctgctcctcctcctcctcctcctcttccaaTCCCTGTAAAATCCCTGTGCAATGAGAAATGTACAGTGGGCTGCCCCATTCTGGACAGTGCTCTCAATGGAGGGATCCCCTGCGGTTCGATCACAGAACTTTTCGGAGAATGCGGATCAGGTAAGACCCAGTTGGCTTTGCAGCTTCTTCTGTGTGCCCAATTGCCCATTTCACAAGGGGGATTAGAGGCCAGCTCTATGTATATTCATTCAGAGGGTTATTTTGCCTATCGTCGCCTTCGTCAGCTTTCACAAACATTTCTCAG CCAATCAAAAGCAATTCAGTCTGAATTGTATTATCAATGTGATGGATCTCAACCTGAAATGGATTCACCACAGAAAAATTGTTTGAATAAAAGTCAATATATGTGCAACCAATTTACTCGTGCTGAACCCCAGTTAGACTACAGTGGGGCTCAGGATAAATTTGGAATCAATCCTATTAATGGATTTATTGCGGCTAATCAGCCATCTGGAGATGGACTTATAGTAGGTCCTTTTGGTGGTCAGTCTGAATTGGTCCAGCTTCAGGCCGATTGCTATAATGGAATTCAATCCGAGGTTCTGACCAATCATTATATTGATCCTCAGCCTGAGCTGGGAAAATCTCTAATCAACCAGCCTAATGGATTACACTCTAAGTTGGATGATTTCCTAATCAGACAGTTGGTTCCAGCTTATGCCAATTTGGATAATGACAGGGCTCAATTTCCTGTCAATGGAGGTCAGCCCAAGTTGGATCATTCTTCAATCAATCAGTCCTGTGGAGCTCATACAGCAGGGCCAGATCAGCCTTGGATGAATGGCTATACTGGCTCTCACATAGGGGCTCAGCTTCCTATCCATCAGGTTTTTGGATCTCAGTCTGAGGTGAGTTATGATGAGGCTGAGTTTGAGTTAGGTAAGCTTCCCTTGAATTGCAGAATGGTCCAGTCAAAGAGAAGCATCACAACTACCAAGGATTCAATTAATTATGAAGCTAACTATTCAAGCCAACAGGGTTTGGGAAAAAGAAAAGATGACCAATCACACAATGCAGGGGCCAATGAAAAGAGAATCTGTTGTCACAACAACTTGGAAGGCGATCAAGATATTGAATTCTGGGGAGCAATCAATAGTACCGAATGGCAGGCCTTGGATTCCATTTCAAAATCGCATGCTCCTAAACCTATTACTGATGTAACCTTTAACAGAAACAACAGTGATTCTGGCATGCTAAATTTAGACCCTTGCGATAATATATTTGTTCAGGGTGTTCACACAATAGAAGAGTTGTTGCATTTCTTAGACCAGACTGAGGTCCTGTTATCAAGACCTCTTGGTATGCCTGTCAGATTGCTTATCATAGATTCAGTTGCAGCTCTCTTTAGATCAGACTTTGACAACACTGCAAATGACATGGTAAAGAGAGCCAGCCTTTTCTTTCAGCTTTCAAGCAAGTTAAAATATTATGCCCAGAAATTTAAAATTGCAGTGGTTGTTACTAATCAAGTTGTGGACTTTATTGATTCTGAGGGATCCAAAGGTTCGATGAATAACCTTCAGCTTGGGAATTTTGATTCTCTTGTTTCTTCAGCTCGTAGGGTACTTCCAGCTCTGGGTTTATCTTGGGCACATTGTATCAATACTAGGCTCTTTTTATCTCGCATGGAAGAGTCCATATATTCCCTGGATTCCTCTTGTAATAGTTTTAATAGGACTTTGACTGGCAACAGTTCTGACACTGCAATGGATGCATGCAGCATCACTGGGAACACAAGACTAAGGCGGAAAATGCAAGTAGTTTTTGCTCCTCATCTACCTAGCATTTCATATGATTTTGTGATTGAAAGAAATGGAGTAAAAGGCATTCCATAG